ACGACTACAAGACCCTGGATCTGGACTTCATGGAGTCCGTGATGTGGGCGTTCAAGGAGCTCTACGACAAGGGCCTGATCTACCAGGGCTTCCGCGTGCTGCCGTACAGCTGGTACGAGCAGACGCCGCTGTCGAACCAGGAGACCCGCCTCGACGACGCCTACAAGATGCGCCAGGACCCGGCCGTCACGGTCGACATGGTCCTGCAGGCACCTGGCAGTGACCTCGACGGCGCGAATGCGCTGATCTGGACCACGACGCCGTGGACGCTGCCCTCCAACCTGGCGATCGCCGTCCACCCGGACGTCGACTACGTGCAGGTGCGCGGCGCCGACGACAAGCGCTACGTGCTGGCCGCGGCCCGCGTCGGGCACTACGCGCGCGAGCTGGGCGAGGCGCCGGAGGTGCTGGGCGAGTACAAGGGCGCCGACCTGGTCGGCCTGTCGTACCTGCCGCCGTTCGACTTCTTCCACGGCCCCGGCAAGGGACACGAGGAAGCGCATCGCGTGCTCTCCGCCGACTACGTCACCACCGACTCCGGTACCGGTGTCGTCCACCTCGCGCCGGCCTTCGGTGAGGAGGACATGGAGTGCGCGACGGCGAACGGCATCGAGATCGTGCAGCCGCTGGACCCGGGCGGCAAGTTCACCTCGATGGTCCCGCCGTACGAGGGCCTGCAGGTGTTCGACGCGAACCCGGTCATCATCAAGGACCTCAAGGCGGCCGGAAAGCTGCTGCGTCACGAGACGATCGAGCACTCGTACCCGCACAGCTGGCGCTCCGGCCAGCCGCTGATCTACATGGCGGTGCCGTCGTGGTTCGTCGCCGTCACCAAGTTCCGTGACCGCATGGTCGAGCTCAACCAGGAGATCACCTGGGTGCCGGAGCACATCAAGGACGGCCAGTTCGGCAAGTGGCTCGAGGGTGCCCGCGACTGGAACATCAGCCGAAACCGCTACTGGGGCAGCCCGATCCCGGTGTGGGTGTCGGACGATCCGTCGTACCCGCGGGTCGACGTCTACGGCTCGCTGGATCAGCTCGAGGCGGACTTCGGTGTGCGCCCGACGGACCTGCACCGCCCGATGATCGACGAGCTGGTCCGCCCCAACCCGGACGACCCGACCGGCAAGTCGATGATGCGCCGCGTCCCCGAGGTGCTGGACTGCTGGTTCGAGTCCGGCTCGATGCCGTACGCGCAGGTGCACTACCCGTTCGAGAACCGGGACTGGTTCGACTCGCACTACCCCGGCGACTTCATCGTCGAGTACAACGGCCAGACCCGCGGCTGGTTCTACACGCTGCACGTGCTGGCGACCGCGCTGTTCGACCGGCCCGCGTTCAAATGCGTTGCGGCGCACGGCATCGTGCTCGGCGACGACGGCCTCAAGATGAGCAAGTCGAAGGGCAACTACCCGGACGTCAAGGAGGTGTTCGACCGCGACGGCTCGGACGCCATGAGGTGGTTCCTGATGTCGTCGCCGATCCTGCGGGGCGGCAACCTGGTCGTCACCGAGCAGGGCATCCGTGAGGGCGTCCGGCAGGCGCTGCTGCCGATGTGGAACGCGTGGAGCTTCCTGCAGCTGTACGCGTCCAAGCCGGGGCAGTGGCGGACCGACTCGCCGAACGTGCTCGACCAGTACATCCTGGCGAAGCTGGCGGCCACCCGGGACGCGATCACCGACGCGCTCGAGGTCACCGACATCGCGGGGGCGTGCGACGAGCTGCGCACCTTCTGCGACGCGCTCACCAACTGGTACGTGCGCCGCTCGCGCAACCGGTTCTGGGACGAGGACCGCGACGCGATCGACACGCTGCACACGGTGCTCGAGGTGGTCACCCGCCTCGCGGCGCCGCTGCTGCCGATGGCGTCCGAGGTGATCTGGCGCGGGCTGACCGGTGGTCGTTCGGTGCATCTGGCCGACTGGCCGTCCGAGACCGAGCTGCCGGCCGATCCGGAACTGGTCGCCGCGATGGACGACGTGCGCAGCGTGTGCTCGACGGTGCTGAGCCTGCGCAAGGCGCAGAACCTGCGGGTGCGGCTGCCGCTGCCCGAGGTCACCGTCGCGTCGCCGGATGCGGAGAAGATGCGCCCGTATGTCGGCCTGATCGCGGACGAGGTGAACGTCAAGAAGGTCGATCTCACCGACGACGTCGACGTGCACGGCCGGTTCGAGCTCGTCGTCAATGCCCGTGCTGCCGGTCCGCGCCTGGGCAAGGACGTCCAGACCGTCATCAAGGCGGTCAAGGCCGGCGACTGGACCGAGACGGACGGTGTGGTGTCGGCGGCGGGCATCGAACTGCTGCCCGAGGAGTACACGCAGCGCCTCGTCGCGGCCGAGCCCGAGTCGACGGCGGCGCTGCCGGACGGTGCGGGTCTCGTCGTGCTGGACTCGCAGGTCACCGAGGAGCTCGAGGCCGAGGGGTGGGCCAAGGACCGGATCCGCGAGTTGCAGGATGCGCGCCGGAACGCGGGACTCGATGTCTCCGACCGCATCTCGGTCACGCTGCAGGTACCGACCGAGCGCCTCGAGTGGGCGACGCGCCACCGGGACCTGATCGCGGGTGAGGTCCTCGCGACGACGCTCGAGATCGGCGAGGTCAGCGGTGACGCCGTGGTCGAGCTCGGCGAGGGCGTGCGCGTCGTGATCGTCAAGGCCTGATGGACCGGTAGCGCTTCGGGCGGACGACGGGACTTCCTGTCGTCCGCCCGGCGTAGTTTTCAGGCATGGTTTCCGCTGATCCCACCCGCAGCCGCCGGTGGGTCCTGCACCTCGACATGGACGCATTCTTCGCGTCCGTCGAGCAGCTGACCCGTCCCACGTTGCGCGGCCGTCCGGTCCTCGTCGGTGGGCTCGGGGGTCGGGGCGTGGTTGCCGGTGCCAGCTACGAGGCGCGGGTGTTCGGTGCGCGGTCGGCGATGCCGATGCACCAGGCCCGGCGCCTGGTGGGGGCGGCTGCCGTCGTGCTTCCCCCGCGCGGTGCGTTGTACGGGCACGTGAGCCGGCAGGTGTTCGATGCGCTGCGTGTGAAGATGCCGGTGCTGGAGCAGCTTTCGCTCGACGAGGCGTTCGGCGAGCCGACCGAGTTGGCCGGCGCCACGAAGGCCGAGGTCGAGCGGTACTGCGAGGACCTGCGCGCGCTCGTCCTGGCGGAGACGGGGCTGGTCGCGTCGATCGGGGCCGGCGCGGGCAAACAGGTCGCGAAGATCGCGTCCGGGCTCGCCAAACCGGACGGGATCACGGTGGTCTCCCCGGACGTGCAGCAGGAGTTGATGAGCGCGCTGCCGGTCCGGAAGCTGTGGGGTGTCGGGCCGGTCGCGGAGGAGAAGCTCAAGCGGCTGGGGATCGAGACGATCGGTGCGCTCGCGGCGTTGCCGGACCCCGAGGTGATCTCGGTGCTCGGCGCGACGATCGGGCCGAGCCTGCAGCGCCTCGCGCGCGGCATCGACGACCGTCCGGTGGCGGAGCGTGCCGACGCGAAACAGGTCAGTGCGGAAACGACTTTCGCGCAGGACATCGTCACGTTGGGGGAGTTGCGGCGCGCGGTCGAGTCGAGTGCCTCGGCTGCGTACCGGCGCCTGGAGCGGGATGGACGCGCGGCCCGCACGGTGGTGCTCAAGCTGCGGAAGTCGGACATGAGCATCGTCACGAGGTCGCTCACGCTGCCGTACGCGACGACGGATCTGCAGGTCCTCACAGCGACCGCGCAGCGGCAGGTGATCGACCCGCTCGAATTGGGGCCGATCCGGCTCGTCGGGGTGGGGTACGGCGGCCTGTCGGCGGCGAGCCAGGGATCGCTGTTCCCAGAACTCGATCAGGCCGCCCCCGACGGGGACGACGAAGAGGCGGTGAGTGATTCGGGTCCCGGACCGAGCGCGGGGACGTCGCCGCAGTGGCGACCCGGGCTGGACGTGTCGCACCCCGAGTACGGTCACGGGTGGGTCCAGGGGGCGGGGCACGGGGTGGTGACGGTGCGGTTCGAGACACGCAGCACCGGGCGGGGGCCGTCACGTACATTCGTTGACAACGACTGCGACCTGGTGGTCGCGGACGCGACCGACAGCCTCAGGTGAGGTGGGCCTGACCGGTACTCTTGCTGTGAACTGGCGTCATAGCTGGGACTGGGGGACACCGACCCGGCTGATGCGTGAACGATGTTCGACCGAGAATGAAAAGGACAAGCACTTGAAGCTTCGGAAGATGACCATCGCCGGTGTGGCGATCGCCGCTGCCCTGACCATGTCGGCCTGCTCGAACGACAGCAGCAGCACCGAGCGCACCACCGCGCAGCAGACCACCACCGCGGCCGCGACCACGCCGGCGGTGGCCCCGCCGACCGCGGACCAGCTCAACGCCGCACTGTCGAAGGCGTTCGACGAGAGCGTTCCGCTGGATCAGAAGGTTGCGCTCGTTCAGGGTGCCGAGGCCGATCCGGAGCTGATCAACCAGGTCGTCAAGGCCGCGAAGGACGCCGGCGCCACGATCCAGGTCGTCGACGTCACCCCCACCGGTGACGACACCGTCACCGCGGGTGTCACGCTCACGATCAACGGCCAGGGCAACCCCGGCACGGTCGAGTTCGTCGCCGAGAACGGCGTCTGGAAGATGTCGAAGCAGTACGCCTGCAACCTCGTCGGAATGGCGAACCTCACCTCGCCGGCTTGCCCCGCGTAGTTCCTCGTTCTTGCGCCGATGCCGGCGCCACCCGCTCGGGTGGCGCCGGCATCGGTGTTTTTCGCGCTATGTCGTCGGGGACGCCGCGTGCACCCGGTCCGCGGTGGTGTGCGCGACGCCGGTCGCGACGTCGCCATCCAAGCCGTCGGGTCCGGTCGCGATCACCTGAACCACCGTCGAATCGACGACGGCGAGGACGACGTCGGACACGAGCGTGAATCCGTCGCTGGTCGTGGTGAGCCGTATCGCGGTCGACGCGTCCCCGACGGCGGGTTGCGGACGGGGCTCGATCCGGTACTGCACCGACGTCCCGTCGGCGTCCGTGCCGGTGAACGTCGTGCACTCGCGCAGCGTGTCCTGGACGGCGGCGAAGGCGTCCGCGGCGCCGGTCCCCGCGTACCCGGCGGCGTCGACGTCGATGCTCGTGAATCCGGGACCGGTGAAGTTCTCCTCGGCCGAGGCCGCGGCCCCGGGGACCTGACGGGCCACCGTGTCGGCCACGTTCGCGCAACGGGTGGGGTTCGTCGTGGACCGATCGGTGCCCGGGTCGCTGTCGGACTGGCCCAGGTCGGGGATCGCGGGCAGGCGGGCGTATCCGGCGGGCAGGTCCGTGGCGTCGGGCAGCGCGGCCTGCAGCGTGGCGGCGTCCGGGATCGGACCGGCCGATGGGGTCCCGGGCGCCGTCACCGCGGGGCCCAGGTCGACCGCCGCGGGCGCCGACTCGTCGGAGGATCCGCACGCGGCCAGCGGCGTCCCGAGAGCGACGAGGGCCGCCGCCGCGGCCGCCGTCCGGGTCAGCCGATCCACTGGACCTTCTCGCCGGTGGTCTGCTGCAGCCGCATCGAGCCCGCGGGATCGCTGAACGACTGGGTGCCCTCGACGGAGACGGAGCCGTCGACCGGGAGCGGTGAGCGGAGGTCGACGACGACGGTGCCGCCCCCACGTAGCGCGTAGGAGTCGACGTTGAGTGTGCCCGCGCCGTTCGGCAGTTCGAATACGGGGGACTTGGGGAACTGCTCCACCTGGACGTCGACCGTGAGCCGGTCGCCGTCGCGGGCCGACAGGGTGGCGGTCGTCACCTGGTCGAGGGCGATCGCGCTCATCACCTGCTGATGGATCTTCCACACCGCGCCGACGCCGATCGGCTCGACAGGGAAGGCGACCATGCGGTAGACGGCCTGGTAGAACGCCTGCTCGATCATCGACCGGGCCTTGTTCTGAGCGTCGGGGTCGGGCCGCAGGCGCAGCGCCGTGATGGCCCCGGACGAGTTCATCGTGAACCCCGCATGCGAGTTGGTGGCGGGCGTGAGGAGATCGTTCGTGTCACTGTCGGGGGTGGTCGGGGTGCCGAGCGTGAGATCGACCGTCGTGGCGGGGGTGGTGTCCGTCGCGGCCTGGGTGACCAGCGCCGTCAACGGCATCGTCAGCTGCGGGGTGGAGAAGTTCTGGGCGGCCTGGCCGTCGATCTGCTGCGACACGTCGGCGGTCGTCACCAGCCGGGCCTGCTGCTGGGTTCCCTGCCCGGGGCGAAGTTGCACCACCGCCCGCGGCTCGGCCCCGGCGTCGACGATCTCGGTAGTGGCGGTCGTCACCGGGACGGTGACCTCGTCGGATGCTGCCCCGACCGCATCGGGGCTGGCTGGGGCGGCGTCACCGCCGCTGCTGCACCCGGCGACCAGCACCGAAAGGGAGAGCGTCACCGCGACGAGCGCGGATCCGGTGTGGAAGAGTTTCGAGGACAGTGGCACGCCAACAGGTTAGTCGGCGTGGGTTGCATGACCGGTCTGTCTCCCGAGTAGGGGATGATGGCGGGGTGAGTGACGACCGCGCCGACAGCGACGACCGTGCAGTGAAGGGCGAATCGATTTCCGAGCCAGCCGTGCCCGAACCCGACGAGGCTGCCGGGTCGGTGTCGGCCGGGCCGCGTCGGATGGTGCTGCTCGTCGTTGTCGCGGTGGTCGTGCTCGGACTCGACCTGCTGACCAAGGTGCTCGCCGTCGCGTTCATCGATCCGAAGAATCCGGTCGAGATCATCGGTGACACCGTCACCTTGACGCTGATCCGCAATCCGGGCGCGGCGTTCTCGATGGCCACCGGGATGACGTGGCTGCTGACGCTGGTCGCGGTCGGCGTCGTGATCGGCGTGATCAGGATTGGGCGCACGCTCAGCTCGCCGTGGTGGGCGCTGGGTCTCGGTCTCGTCCTCGGTGGCGCGCTCGGTAATCTGATCGACCGGATCTTCCGCTCGCCCGGCCCGCTGCAGGGTCACGTCGTGGACTTCGTTTCCGTGGGCTGGTGGCCCGTGTTCAACGTCGCCGACTCGTCGATCGTGTGCGGGGCGATCCTGCTGGTGGCACTCACGCTGTTCGGGATCGAACCGAGCGGCGCCAAGACTTCTGGAAAGGGGGATGCGGCTTGAGGGAGACGCGTTCGATGCCGGTTCCCGACGGACTCGACGGGATGCGGGTGGATGCCGGGCTCGCCCGGCTGCTCGGGCTGTCGCGCACGGCGGTGGCGGCTCTGACCGAGGAGGGTGCCGTCCTCGTCGACGGGGCACCGGTCGGCAAGTCCGACCGCCTCGCGGCCGGCACGTGGCTCGAGGTCGAGCTTCCCGAGCCGCCGCGTCCGCTGACGATCGAGGCGGAGCCGGTCGAGGGCATGGAGATCCTCTACGCCGACGACGACGTCGTCGCGGTCGACAAGCCCGTGGGAGTCGCGGCGCACGCGAGCGTCGGCTGGACGGGACCGACGGTCATCGGTGGTCTCGCCGCCGCCGGCTTCCGCATCTCGACGTCGGGCGCGCACGAGCGGCAGGGCATCGTGCACCGTCTCGACGTCGGCACGTCCGGAGTCATGGTGGTCGCGACGTCGGAGCGCGCGTACACGGTCCTCAAGCGGGCGTTCAAGCAGCGCACCATCGACAAGCGCTATCACGCGCTGGTGCAGGGGCACCCCGATCCGAGCAGCGGCACGATCGACGCGCCGATCGGCCGGCATCGCAGCAACGACTGGAAGTTCGCGGTCACGGCCGACGGCAAGCCGAGCATCACCCACTACGACACGGTCGAGGCGTTCCAGGCGGCGAGCCTGCTCGACATCCACCTCGAGACCGGCCGCACGCACCAGATCCGGGTGCACTTCTCGGCACTGCGCCACCCGTGCTGCGGAGACCTGACGTACGGCGCCGATCCCCGCCTGGCCGAGCGGCTGGGTCTCGAGCGTCAGTGGCTGCATGCCCGGTCGCTGGGGTTCGCGCATCCGGCCGACGGACACTGGGTCGAGATCACCAGCGAGTACCCGAAGGATCTGCAGCACGCGCTCGGAGTTCTGCGGGGCACGTGAGATGAGTTCGCGGACCTGGCCGACCGTCCTCGCGGCGCTCGTGCTGGCGGGCACGATCGTGGGGCTCGGGGTGGCGAATCCCGTTCCGGTCGGCCGGATCTCGACCGACCGGCTGGGGCCGGACTCCGGCGAGCAGGTGTCGGCGTACCTCGATCGTGCGCGTGCGACGCTCGGTTCCGAAGGTGACTCGGAACCGGGGACGCAGCACTGGGCGCTGGTGTCGCTGGACGCGCCGGTGACGCCGTCGCAGTTGCTCGACGTCGTCGGGGACGTCCGGGTGTCGCAGGTGCTCTTCCGAGTGCCGCTGGATCGGGTGCAGACCCCGATGGTGGCGATCCCGGTCGCGGCGAACCGTACGGCCGTGGAGCGGGCGCCGTCGGTTGCGGCCGCGCGGTTGCAGTCGTCGGTGGTCGGACACGACCGGCCGTCGCTGCTCGCCGCGCATTCGGCCACCGAGCTGTCTGCGGGCTGCGCGTGCGTCGTGGGCGCCACGGTGCGCGGTTCGCTCGATCAGTTGCGCGCACTCGACACGGTCCCGGGGGTACGGGCGGTCGAGGCGCTGCCCGCGGACGCGGTCGCCGGTTCCTTCGCGGTCAGTCCACTGCTGCCGTCGCAGACGTCGATCGTCGTGCCGGGCCCCGACGACGGACCGATACCGGGTCTCGCCTGAGCAATTCGCCGGCAGTCGCTGGCTCCGCCCGACAGCGGGTGACCGTTC
This genomic stretch from Prescottella soli harbors:
- a CDS encoding DNA polymerase IV translates to MVSADPTRSRRWVLHLDMDAFFASVEQLTRPTLRGRPVLVGGLGGRGVVAGASYEARVFGARSAMPMHQARRLVGAAAVVLPPRGALYGHVSRQVFDALRVKMPVLEQLSLDEAFGEPTELAGATKAEVERYCEDLRALVLAETGLVASIGAGAGKQVAKIASGLAKPDGITVVSPDVQQELMSALPVRKLWGVGPVAEEKLKRLGIETIGALAALPDPEVISVLGATIGPSLQRLARGIDDRPVAERADAKQVSAETTFAQDIVTLGELRRAVESSASAAYRRLERDGRAARTVVLKLRKSDMSIVTRSLTLPYATTDLQVLTATAQRQVIDPLELGPIRLVGVGYGGLSAASQGSLFPELDQAAPDGDDEEAVSDSGPGPSAGTSPQWRPGLDVSHPEYGHGWVQGAGHGVVTVRFETRSTGRGPSRTFVDNDCDLVVADATDSLR
- a CDS encoding RluA family pseudouridine synthase; amino-acid sequence: MPVPDGLDGMRVDAGLARLLGLSRTAVAALTEEGAVLVDGAPVGKSDRLAAGTWLEVELPEPPRPLTIEAEPVEGMEILYADDDVVAVDKPVGVAAHASVGWTGPTVIGGLAAAGFRISTSGAHERQGIVHRLDVGTSGVMVVATSERAYTVLKRAFKQRTIDKRYHALVQGHPDPSSGTIDAPIGRHRSNDWKFAVTADGKPSITHYDTVEAFQAASLLDIHLETGRTHQIRVHFSALRHPCCGDLTYGADPRLAERLGLERQWLHARSLGFAHPADGHWVEITSEYPKDLQHALGVLRGT
- the lspA gene encoding signal peptidase II, producing MVLLVVVAVVVLGLDLLTKVLAVAFIDPKNPVEIIGDTVTLTLIRNPGAAFSMATGMTWLLTLVAVGVVIGVIRIGRTLSSPWWALGLGLVLGGALGNLIDRIFRSPGPLQGHVVDFVSVGWWPVFNVADSSIVCGAILLVALTLFGIEPSGAKTSGKGDAA
- the ileS gene encoding isoleucine--tRNA ligase; amino-acid sequence: MGTRSHAVTSNESTSPQTNDGYPRVDLVGGRATGAVSFPDLEQKVLAAWEADDTFRASIANREGSEEFVFYDGPPFANGLPHYGHLLTGYVKDLVPRFQTMRGKKVDRRFGWDCHGLPAELEAEKQLGIKDKSQIDAMGLAEFNAYCKQSVLRYTDEWRDYVTRQARWVDFDNDYKTLDLDFMESVMWAFKELYDKGLIYQGFRVLPYSWYEQTPLSNQETRLDDAYKMRQDPAVTVDMVLQAPGSDLDGANALIWTTTPWTLPSNLAIAVHPDVDYVQVRGADDKRYVLAAARVGHYARELGEAPEVLGEYKGADLVGLSYLPPFDFFHGPGKGHEEAHRVLSADYVTTDSGTGVVHLAPAFGEEDMECATANGIEIVQPLDPGGKFTSMVPPYEGLQVFDANPVIIKDLKAAGKLLRHETIEHSYPHSWRSGQPLIYMAVPSWFVAVTKFRDRMVELNQEITWVPEHIKDGQFGKWLEGARDWNISRNRYWGSPIPVWVSDDPSYPRVDVYGSLDQLEADFGVRPTDLHRPMIDELVRPNPDDPTGKSMMRRVPEVLDCWFESGSMPYAQVHYPFENRDWFDSHYPGDFIVEYNGQTRGWFYTLHVLATALFDRPAFKCVAAHGIVLGDDGLKMSKSKGNYPDVKEVFDRDGSDAMRWFLMSSPILRGGNLVVTEQGIREGVRQALLPMWNAWSFLQLYASKPGQWRTDSPNVLDQYILAKLAATRDAITDALEVTDIAGACDELRTFCDALTNWYVRRSRNRFWDEDRDAIDTLHTVLEVVTRLAAPLLPMASEVIWRGLTGGRSVHLADWPSETELPADPELVAAMDDVRSVCSTVLSLRKAQNLRVRLPLPEVTVASPDAEKMRPYVGLIADEVNVKKVDLTDDVDVHGRFELVVNARAAGPRLGKDVQTVIKAVKAGDWTETDGVVSAAGIELLPEEYTQRLVAAEPESTAALPDGAGLVVLDSQVTEELEAEGWAKDRIRELQDARRNAGLDVSDRISVTLQVPTERLEWATRHRDLIAGEVLATTLEIGEVSGDAVVELGEGVRVVIVKA